The Methylomagnum ishizawai genome has a window encoding:
- a CDS encoding CZB domain-containing protein — MANFSDYMIQHILYIKGVEKSIKHNTVFAHKKPTECAFGKMFYQDIKPNIDGYSEAKRDLIEAMEQIHIKFHDSAQHIHPEDPNMEQSKQDAWYYSSRLINMLDKLEKMKD; from the coding sequence ATGGCTAATTTTTCCGACTACATGATCCAGCACATCCTTTATATCAAGGGCGTGGAGAAAAGCATCAAGCACAACACGGTCTTCGCCCACAAAAAACCCACCGAGTGCGCCTTCGGAAAAATGTTTTACCAAGATATAAAACCCAATATCGATGGATATTCTGAAGCCAAGCGCGATTTGATCGAAGCCATGGAGCAAATCCATATCAAATTCCACGATTCCGCCCAGCATATCCATCCCGAAGACCCCAACATGGAACAATCCAAACAGGATGCTTGGTATTACTCGTCCCGGCTCATCAATATGCTCGACAAACTGGAAAAAATGAAGGACTGA
- a CDS encoding roadblock/LC7 domain-containing protein: MHTQPLSDILSQLNTAASDIAASAIVSEDGSAITLAGTPPLDFDHDEISAFSAALFHLGHRAMERFVGGDFERIMVKSRSGYLLAVPASQDLILTALAKPGAALEPVFAEMGRAVHRIHAAGTA; this comes from the coding sequence ATGCATACCCAGCCGCTTTCGGACATCCTGTCCCAGCTCAATACCGCCGCCTCCGATATCGCCGCCTCGGCGATAGTCTCGGAGGATGGCTCGGCGATCACCCTGGCCGGCACCCCGCCCCTGGATTTCGACCATGATGAAATCAGCGCCTTCAGCGCAGCTTTGTTCCACCTGGGGCACCGGGCGATGGAGCGCTTCGTCGGGGGGGATTTCGAGCGGATCATGGTGAAAAGCCGGTCGGGTTATTTGCTGGCCGTCCCCGCTTCCCAGGATTTGATACTCACCGCGCTGGCCAAGCCTGGGGCCGCGCTAGAGCCGGTGTTCGCCGAGATGGGCCGGGCGGTCCACCGGATACACGCGGCCGGCACCGCCTGA
- a CDS encoding phosphate-starvation-inducible protein PsiE — protein sequence MKGKFQLIERTGDILVDIFHYTALFGIGATIVWSGVHDYLKMMAAGHATLEDILLLFIYLELGAMVGIYFKTRRLPVQFLIYIAITALSRHLVIDVQKVSDNFHIYLLLSITGAIAMLSAAVFILSYTGKRYGCPEDEPAPRRAPGPLESPHGIPDCRDAYPQDTIHKAPP from the coding sequence ATGAAAGGCAAATTCCAACTCATCGAGCGCACCGGGGATATCCTGGTCGATATCTTCCATTACACGGCGCTATTCGGCATCGGCGCGACCATCGTTTGGTCCGGCGTGCATGATTATCTCAAGATGATGGCCGCCGGGCACGCCACTTTGGAAGATATCCTCCTGCTGTTCATCTATCTGGAATTGGGCGCGATGGTCGGGATTTATTTCAAAACCCGCCGCCTGCCGGTGCAATTCCTGATTTATATCGCCATCACCGCCTTATCCCGGCATTTGGTGATCGATGTGCAAAAGGTTTCCGATAATTTCCATATCTACCTGCTGTTGAGCATCACCGGGGCTATCGCGATGCTGAGCGCCGCCGTGTTCATACTTTCGTATACCGGCAAGCGATATGGCTGCCCGGAAGACGAACCGGCCCCGCGCCGAGCGCCCGGCCCCCTGGAAAGTCCGCACGGAATCCCGGACTGCCGCGATGCTTATCCACAGGACACTATTCACAAGGCACCGCCATGA
- a CDS encoding efflux RND transporter periplasmic adaptor subunit, translating to MTHATSESSGLKPLYAGLSVAGLIFLLMWMQGGFEDKVPPGLSAAHADTSAAIGPTAQVTRRVEDEVFAWPGTVSAKTVAQVAPKLPGRILEITVRTGDKVKRGQVLARLDDSEIQARLGQARAALTAAEAEAGRARTDAQRLQSLYAKEAATRQDLDAAQAAAKAGEARVVAARDAIRETESRLGETVLKAPFDGAVVKRDQEPGDMALPGGSVLTLQQSRQLRIESAIPANCAGLVKPGAELKAKIANPEGEFRAVVDEIQPSADPKTRTVLVKARLPEDSGVQPGAFGWLYQTCGQNEVLLVPDTAVSRIGQLESVRLVVDGQARLRHVRTGKHYDGQVEILSGLKEGDTVQLTGGQP from the coding sequence ATGACCCACGCCACTTCCGAATCTTCTGGATTGAAACCCTTGTACGCCGGGCTATCCGTGGCCGGTTTGATCTTCCTGCTCATGTGGATGCAGGGCGGGTTCGAGGACAAGGTGCCGCCCGGCCTAAGCGCCGCCCATGCCGACACCAGCGCCGCCATCGGTCCCACCGCCCAGGTCACGCGCCGGGTCGAGGACGAGGTGTTCGCCTGGCCCGGCACGGTCAGCGCCAAGACCGTGGCCCAGGTCGCGCCCAAGCTGCCGGGCCGCATCCTGGAAATCACGGTCAGGACCGGCGACAAGGTGAAGCGCGGCCAAGTGCTGGCCCGGCTCGACGATAGCGAAATCCAAGCCCGGCTGGGACAGGCCCGCGCCGCCCTGACCGCCGCCGAGGCCGAAGCCGGACGCGCCCGCACCGATGCCCAGCGCCTGCAAAGCCTATACGCCAAGGAAGCCGCGACCCGGCAGGATTTGGACGCGGCCCAGGCGGCGGCCAAGGCCGGCGAAGCCCGCGTGGTCGCGGCCCGCGACGCCATCCGCGAGACCGAATCGCGCCTCGGGGAAACCGTGTTGAAAGCGCCGTTCGATGGCGCGGTGGTCAAACGCGACCAGGAACCGGGCGACATGGCCCTGCCCGGCGGTTCGGTGCTGACCTTGCAGCAATCGCGGCAACTCCGCATCGAGAGCGCCATCCCGGCCAACTGCGCCGGGTTGGTGAAACCCGGCGCGGAACTCAAGGCCAAGATCGCCAATCCAGAGGGCGAATTCCGGGCGGTGGTCGATGAAATCCAACCCTCCGCCGATCCCAAGACCCGCACCGTGCTGGTGAAAGCGCGGTTGCCGGAAGATTCCGGCGTGCAACCGGGCGCGTTCGGTTGGCTTTACCAAACCTGCGGCCAGAACGAGGTGCTGCTGGTACCGGATACCGCCGTGAGCCGCATCGGCCAGTTGGAGAGCGTGCGCCTGGTGGTGGACGGCCAAGCCCGGTTGCGCCATGTCCGCACCGGCAAGCATTACGACGGCCAGGTGGAAATCCTCTCGGGACTCAAGGAAGGCGACACCGTGCAACTCACCGGAGGACAGCCATGA
- a CDS encoding efflux RND transporter permease subunit produces the protein MSRAHHAERSLTTRIVEVFVTSKLSLLLLLASFIAGAAALMLTPREEEPQIVVPVADVMISVPGASAEEVEKLVSTPLESMLREVDGVEYVYSASRENEALVTVRFYVGEDREDSLVKVWNKLMSNQDRIPPVVANWTVKPVEIDDVPIVTLTLSSPEAAYDGAALRRLADEMKDKLARVDDTGKITVVGGEPRQVLVYPDAAKLAAHDVALLDLLRALKAANVNIAAGRFEQGNRSVRLEAGPLFVSAEEVAATPIAGQEGKLVYLRDVARIEDGPGEAENYTRIGFGPAAAESRAIVPEATAKPGEERPAVTLAIAKRKGANAVAVAEQTVETARSLYGTLIPEDVTVTLTRNQGETSNHKVNELVKHLFIAIVTIIVLLAFALGPKEAFIVALAVPMTLGLTLLCDLVFGYTINRVTLFALILSLGLLVDDPIVDVENIFRHFKLKSGPDALEATLMAVDEVRPPTIFATFTVIVSFLPMFFITGMMGPYMGPMAFNVPVAMLVSLLVAFTVTPWASYYLLKSEYGTGEHAFDLKSTGLYRFYDRTLGAMLNAPGKAKLFLWVVFIAFVASAMLAVVRIVPLKLLPFDNKNELQIVIDLPRGSTLEDTDATARDLGAYLARVNEVTDFETYVGEASPMDFNGMVRHYYLRKEPHQGEIRINLLPQHSREQQSHEIALRIRPDIERIAQAHGARLKIVETPPGPPVLSTFVAEVYGPLDRDYAELAHVTERVREDVAGLSGIVDVDDYVDEPQTVVHYRLDREQAALHGVTVAEVAETLRAALEGVAIGTVHAPSERQPLEITLRMPRAERSRIADLGTLRVKGLDGSLIPLGEIGAAVEEPADLTIYHKNLKRLNYVTAELAGNEPVEAVLDWGKVLEKKPLPEGYTVDLAGEGEWKITVDVFRDLGLAFGGALLMIYVLLVAQTGSLGLPLIIMVAIPLTVIGIMPGFTLLNMLFAEPVAGFGNPILFTATAMIGMIALAGIVVRNSIILIDFIGKLREAGATLNEALIEAGATRMRPIFLTAGAAMFGSFVITLDPIFSGLAWSFIFGIFASTAFSLYVVPVVYFLINRKA, from the coding sequence ATGAGCCGGGCACATCACGCCGAACGCAGCCTGACCACCCGCATCGTCGAAGTCTTCGTCACCTCCAAGCTGTCCTTGCTGCTGCTGTTGGCTTCGTTCATCGCCGGGGCCGCCGCCCTGATGCTGACGCCGCGCGAGGAGGAGCCGCAAATCGTGGTGCCGGTGGCCGATGTGATGATTTCGGTGCCGGGCGCTTCCGCCGAGGAGGTGGAAAAGCTGGTTTCGACCCCGCTGGAATCGATGTTGCGGGAAGTCGATGGCGTGGAATACGTCTATTCCGCCTCGCGCGAGAACGAAGCCTTGGTCACGGTGCGCTTCTACGTGGGCGAGGACCGCGAGGACAGCCTGGTCAAGGTTTGGAACAAGCTGATGTCCAACCAGGACCGCATCCCGCCCGTGGTCGCGAACTGGACCGTGAAGCCGGTGGAAATCGACGATGTGCCCATCGTCACGCTGACGCTGTCCTCGCCGGAAGCGGCCTATGACGGCGCGGCCCTCAGGCGCTTGGCCGACGAGATGAAGGACAAGCTGGCGCGGGTGGACGACACCGGGAAGATCACCGTGGTCGGCGGCGAACCGCGCCAAGTCCTGGTCTATCCCGACGCCGCCAAGCTGGCCGCGCACGACGTCGCCCTGCTCGACCTGCTGCGGGCCTTGAAAGCCGCCAATGTGAACATCGCGGCGGGCCGCTTCGAGCAGGGCAACCGCTCGGTGCGACTGGAAGCCGGTCCCTTGTTCGTGAGCGCCGAGGAAGTGGCCGCGACCCCCATCGCCGGGCAGGAGGGCAAGTTGGTCTATCTGCGCGACGTGGCCCGGATCGAGGACGGCCCCGGCGAGGCCGAGAATTACACCCGCATCGGTTTCGGCCCGGCGGCGGCGGAAAGCCGCGCCATCGTCCCGGAAGCCACCGCCAAACCCGGCGAGGAACGCCCAGCCGTCACCCTCGCCATCGCCAAGCGCAAGGGCGCGAACGCCGTCGCCGTGGCCGAACAGACGGTCGAAACCGCGCGGAGCCTCTACGGCACCCTGATCCCCGAGGACGTGACCGTCACCCTCACCCGCAACCAAGGCGAAACCTCCAACCACAAGGTCAACGAGCTGGTGAAGCATCTGTTCATCGCCATCGTCACCATCATCGTGCTGCTGGCCTTCGCGCTGGGGCCGAAAGAGGCGTTCATCGTCGCCCTGGCCGTGCCGATGACCTTGGGCCTGACCTTGCTGTGCGATTTGGTCTTCGGCTACACCATCAACCGCGTGACCTTGTTCGCCTTGATCCTGTCGCTGGGGCTGTTGGTCGACGACCCCATCGTGGACGTGGAAAACATCTTCCGCCATTTCAAGCTCAAGAGCGGTCCCGACGCCCTCGAAGCCACCCTCATGGCCGTGGACGAAGTGCGGCCCCCGACCATCTTCGCCACCTTCACCGTGATCGTGTCGTTCCTGCCGATGTTCTTCATCACCGGCATGATGGGACCGTACATGGGACCGATGGCGTTCAACGTGCCGGTGGCGATGTTGGTGTCGTTGCTGGTGGCGTTCACGGTGACGCCCTGGGCCAGCTATTACCTGCTCAAGAGCGAATACGGCACCGGGGAACACGCTTTCGATCTCAAAAGCACCGGGCTTTACCGCTTCTACGACCGCACCCTGGGCGCGATGCTGAACGCGCCCGGCAAAGCCAAGCTGTTCCTGTGGGTGGTATTCATCGCCTTCGTGGCCTCGGCCATGCTGGCGGTGGTGCGGATCGTGCCCTTGAAACTGCTGCCCTTCGACAACAAGAACGAACTGCAAATCGTCATCGACCTGCCGCGGGGTTCGACCTTGGAAGATACCGACGCCACCGCCCGCGACCTCGGGGCTTATCTCGCCCGCGTCAACGAAGTCACCGATTTCGAGACCTATGTCGGCGAAGCCTCGCCCATGGATTTCAACGGCATGGTGCGGCATTACTACCTGCGCAAGGAACCGCACCAGGGCGAAATCCGCATCAACCTCCTGCCCCAGCACAGCCGCGAGCAGCAATCGCACGAGATCGCCCTGCGCATCCGCCCAGATATCGAACGCATCGCCCAAGCCCACGGCGCACGCCTGAAAATCGTCGAAACCCCGCCCGGCCCGCCAGTGCTTTCGACCTTCGTGGCCGAGGTCTACGGCCCCTTGGACCGCGACTACGCCGAACTGGCCCACGTCACCGAACGGGTGCGGGAAGACGTGGCGGGGCTGTCGGGGATCGTCGATGTCGATGACTACGTGGACGAGCCGCAAACGGTGGTGCATTACCGGCTGGACCGCGAACAAGCCGCGCTGCACGGCGTCACCGTGGCCGAGGTGGCGGAGACGCTCCGCGCCGCGCTGGAAGGCGTCGCCATCGGCACCGTGCATGCGCCGAGCGAACGCCAGCCCTTGGAAATCACCCTGCGGATGCCCCGCGCCGAACGCTCGCGCATCGCCGACCTGGGCACGCTGCGGGTCAAGGGGCTGGATGGTTCGCTGATTCCGCTGGGCGAAATCGGCGCGGCGGTCGAGGAACCCGCCGATCTCACGATCTACCACAAGAACCTCAAGCGCCTGAACTACGTCACCGCCGAATTGGCCGGGAACGAGCCGGTGGAAGCGGTGCTGGACTGGGGCAAGGTGCTGGAGAAAAAACCGCTGCCGGAAGGCTATACGGTGGACTTGGCGGGCGAAGGCGAATGGAAGATCACGGTCGATGTGTTCCGCGATTTGGGGCTGGCCTTTGGCGGAGCCTTGCTGATGATCTACGTGTTGCTGGTGGCGCAGACGGGTTCCCTGGGGCTGCCACTCATCATTATGGTGGCGATTCCCTTGACCGTCATCGGCATCATGCCGGGCTTCACCCTCTTGAATATGCTGTTCGCCGAACCCGTGGCCGGTTTCGGGAATCCGATCCTGTTCACCGCCACCGCCATGATCGGCATGATCGCCCTGGCCGGGATCGTGGTGCGCAATTCGATCATCCTGATCGACTTCATCGGCAAGCTCCGGGAGGCGGGCGCGACTTTGAACGAAGCCTTGATCGAAGCCGGAGCGACGAGGATGCGGCCCATCTTCCTGACCGCCGGGGCGGCGATGTTCGGCTCCTTCGTCATCACCCTGGACCCCATCTTCTCCGGGCTGGCCTGGAGCTTCATCTTCGGCATCTTCGCGTCCACGGCGTTTTCGCTGTACGTGGTGCCGGTGGTGTATTTCCTGATTAACCGGAAGGCTTAA
- a CDS encoding glucan biosynthesis protein, whose translation MKAPISRRDFLRDTTLLALAGLVPGPVRTALAAPSAALRLGLALVFSYETLTERAKALAKKPYTPPPRPLPQVVQHIDYEAWGQIRYRTESALFAEGPGLYPATFFHVGQFFQKSVKIHVLENGQAREILYNNDYFSMPKDSIAHKLSDKTGFAGFRLQESRNREDWRTQDWIAFLGASYFRAIGALNQYGLSARGIIVDAAEPKPEEFPDFTEFFIEETDNEGDPVHVYALLDGPSLTGAYHFAIKRTEGVVQDIEAQLFLRKDIGRLGFAPLTSMYWFSETEKRRLEDWRPEVHDSDGLAIWTGGGERLWRPLVNQPYPVTSSFVDKSPKGFGLLQRDRVFENYLDGVNYERRPSLWVEPLEDWGAGAVQLVELPTDDEIHDNIVAYWRPAEPAKAGNTYRLRYRLHWLADEPYPAAVARCVATRIGRGGQPGKPRPKGVYKFSVEFAGAALDPLWGDTVKAEPIISTSSGTVGGAFMEPIPGTKRWRAIFDLTPQGSEPVELRLYIRGNGDALTETWLYQFRPPAGG comes from the coding sequence ATGAAAGCCCCCATCAGCCGCCGTGACTTCCTCCGCGACACCACCCTCCTGGCCCTGGCCGGACTCGTGCCCGGCCCGGTCCGTACCGCCCTCGCGGCCCCGAGCGCCGCCCTGCGCCTGGGCCTGGCCTTGGTTTTCTCCTATGAAACCCTGACCGAACGCGCCAAGGCGCTGGCGAAAAAACCCTACACCCCGCCGCCCCGGCCCCTGCCCCAGGTGGTCCAGCACATCGACTACGAAGCCTGGGGCCAAATCCGCTACCGCACCGAATCCGCCCTGTTCGCCGAGGGGCCGGGCTTGTATCCCGCCACCTTCTTCCATGTCGGCCAGTTCTTCCAGAAGTCGGTGAAAATCCACGTCCTGGAAAACGGCCAGGCGCGGGAAATCCTCTACAACAACGATTATTTCTCCATGCCCAAGGACAGCATCGCCCACAAGCTGTCCGACAAGACCGGCTTCGCCGGTTTCCGTCTGCAGGAATCCCGCAACCGCGAGGACTGGCGCACCCAGGATTGGATCGCCTTCCTGGGCGCGTCCTATTTCCGGGCGATAGGCGCTTTGAACCAATACGGGCTCTCGGCCCGCGGCATCATCGTCGACGCCGCCGAACCCAAGCCGGAGGAATTCCCCGATTTCACCGAATTCTTCATCGAGGAAACCGACAACGAAGGCGATCCGGTCCATGTCTACGCCCTGCTCGACGGTCCCAGCCTGACCGGGGCCTATCATTTCGCGATCAAGCGCACCGAGGGCGTGGTACAGGATATCGAGGCCCAGTTGTTCCTACGCAAGGACATCGGGCGGCTCGGCTTCGCCCCCTTGACCTCGATGTATTGGTTCAGCGAGACCGAGAAGCGCCGCCTGGAAGACTGGCGGCCCGAGGTCCACGATTCCGACGGCCTCGCCATCTGGACCGGCGGCGGCGAACGGCTGTGGCGGCCCCTGGTCAACCAGCCCTATCCGGTCACTTCCAGCTTCGTGGACAAGAGCCCCAAGGGTTTCGGCCTGTTACAGCGCGACCGGGTGTTCGAGAATTATCTGGATGGGGTGAACTACGAGCGGCGGCCCAGCCTGTGGGTGGAGCCGTTGGAGGATTGGGGCGCGGGCGCGGTGCAATTGGTGGAACTGCCCACCGACGACGAAATCCACGACAACATCGTGGCCTATTGGCGCCCCGCCGAACCGGCCAAGGCGGGCAACACCTACCGGCTGCGCTACCGGCTGCACTGGTTGGCCGACGAACCCTATCCGGCGGCGGTGGCGCGGTGCGTGGCGACCCGGATCGGCCGCGGCGGACAACCCGGCAAACCCCGGCCCAAGGGCGTGTACAAATTCAGCGTGGAATTCGCGGGCGCGGCGCTCGATCCCCTGTGGGGCGATACGGTGAAGGCCGAACCCATCATCTCCACGTCCAGCGGCACCGTCGGCGGTGCCTTCATGGAACCGATTCCCGGCACCAAGCGCTGGCGGGCCATCTTCGACCTGACCCCGCAGGGCAGCGAACCCGTGGAACTCAGGCTGTATATCCGGGGCAATGGCGACGCCCTGACCGAGACTTGGCTGTACCAGTTCCGGCCTCCCGCCGGAGGCTGA
- a CDS encoding beta-galactosidase, whose translation MIDLRHRRIFIAGRPRLLLCGEIHYFRLPRTAWQDRLDQLKRAGCDTVASYIPWLCHEPTEGRIDLSGWTRPELDLAAYIDLCRDNGLNFIARPGPFVMAEMKNEGLPYWLYDKHPEIVPVGWDGQPATTRTVDVLAPHFLAAVRDWYAAVLVVLVPRLGSRGGNVIALQLDNEVGMLSWCSNVPELTEHTLADFAAWLARCYEPDALRGRYPFDLGDPATRAAALRSPGEAYAAQFMRDLGHYQRGRYARYLATLRGYAEAEGVKGIPFLVNVHGTGGGRGFTYPIGISQLYEAYTQASGYLPGTDLYLGNLTPDNFQDLYLCNALQEATQTRDQPLCSLEFECGDGDYGQMQGNRYDPSAVDLKTRMCIAQGNRLLNYYLFAGGTNYRLDPPPGDGDDRIAITGELHGVAAPVKADGSLSYTYPRMARVIQTVATLADKLADMDEERDGLAYGFIPDYFMTEAQYPKSAIMRDIATNLQANRAYGAWESLARAMLLAGYRFGAVDVQNRPLDPVTVPVLALPSARYMDGAVQGKLVDWLEAGGGLLLYGEVPLYDMEGRPCAVLAGALGVEPLGTRQSGERHYLSLCAEGWAAPRPEVRTHFAQVFAPGAAEPLLRLHGGGEVAAFEAQVGLGRAVVIATAYPCDVGLFQTALERLGATAGLRHDGPPGGVFMTSMANAAGEAFVHVLNLDGHEKGFRLFRDGRRLLGGRELRLPGREGLMLPVNLDLGEVRIRYATAEVVGWEDKAIEFRCLQPDAVILLETTRECPLGEGYTLHRRGRSVRVQVWAGVERVRVEWL comes from the coding sequence ATGATCGACCTCCGCCATCGCCGCATCTTCATCGCCGGCCGTCCGCGCCTGCTCCTGTGCGGGGAAATCCATTACTTCCGCCTGCCGCGCACGGCGTGGCAGGACCGGCTCGACCAGCTCAAGCGGGCCGGATGCGATACCGTGGCGTCCTATATCCCCTGGCTGTGCCACGAACCGACCGAGGGCCGGATCGATCTTTCGGGCTGGACCCGGCCCGAACTCGACCTTGCCGCCTATATCGACCTGTGCCGCGACAACGGCTTGAACTTCATCGCCCGGCCCGGCCCCTTCGTCATGGCCGAGATGAAGAACGAGGGGCTGCCCTATTGGCTCTATGACAAGCATCCCGAAATCGTCCCCGTGGGCTGGGACGGCCAGCCCGCCACCACCCGCACGGTCGATGTGCTGGCCCCCCATTTCCTGGCCGCGGTGCGGGATTGGTACGCGGCGGTGTTGGTGGTGCTGGTGCCGCGGCTGGGCTCCAGGGGCGGCAATGTCATCGCCCTGCAATTGGATAACGAAGTCGGGATGTTGTCCTGGTGCAGCAACGTCCCCGAGTTGACCGAGCATACCCTGGCCGATTTCGCCGCCTGGCTGGCCCGGTGCTACGAGCCGGATGCCTTGCGCGGGCGCTATCCCTTCGACCTGGGCGATCCCGCCACCCGCGCCGCCGCCCTCCGTTCCCCCGGCGAAGCCTACGCCGCCCAGTTCATGCGCGACCTGGGTCATTACCAGCGCGGGCGCTATGCCCGTTATCTCGCCACCCTGCGCGGTTATGCCGAGGCCGAGGGCGTCAAGGGGATTCCGTTCCTGGTCAATGTCCACGGCACCGGCGGCGGGCGCGGTTTCACCTATCCCATCGGCATCAGCCAGTTGTACGAAGCCTATACCCAGGCATCGGGCTATCTGCCCGGCACCGATCTTTATCTCGGCAACCTCACGCCGGACAACTTCCAGGATTTGTACCTGTGCAATGCCCTGCAGGAAGCCACCCAGACCCGCGACCAGCCCTTGTGTTCGCTGGAATTCGAGTGCGGCGACGGCGATTACGGCCAGATGCAGGGCAACCGCTACGATCCTTCCGCCGTGGATTTGAAAACCCGGATGTGCATCGCCCAGGGCAACCGGCTGCTGAACTATTACCTGTTCGCGGGCGGCACCAATTACCGGCTGGACCCGCCGCCCGGCGACGGCGACGACCGCATCGCTATCACCGGCGAACTGCATGGCGTGGCCGCGCCGGTCAAGGCCGACGGCAGCCTCAGCTACACCTATCCGCGCATGGCCCGCGTCATCCAGACGGTGGCGACCCTGGCCGACAAGCTGGCCGACATGGACGAGGAGCGCGACGGCCTGGCCTATGGCTTCATCCCGGACTACTTCATGACCGAGGCCCAATATCCCAAGAGCGCCATCATGCGCGACATCGCCACCAACTTGCAGGCCAACCGCGCCTATGGCGCTTGGGAAAGCCTGGCGCGGGCGATGCTGCTGGCGGGCTATCGGTTCGGGGCGGTCGATGTGCAGAACCGGCCCCTCGACCCCGTGACCGTGCCGGTGTTGGCCCTGCCTTCCGCCCGCTATATGGACGGGGCCGTGCAGGGCAAGCTGGTGGATTGGCTGGAGGCGGGCGGCGGCTTGCTGCTGTATGGCGAGGTGCCGCTATACGACATGGAGGGCCGGCCCTGCGCGGTCCTGGCCGGGGCGCTGGGCGTGGAACCCTTGGGTACCCGGCAGTCCGGCGAGCGCCATTATCTCTCGCTCTGCGCCGAGGGCTGGGCCGCGCCGCGCCCCGAGGTCCGCACCCATTTCGCCCAGGTGTTCGCGCCGGGGGCGGCGGAACCCTTGTTGCGCCTGCATGGCGGCGGCGAGGTGGCGGCGTTCGAGGCCCAGGTCGGGCTGGGCCGGGCGGTGGTGATCGCGACGGCCTATCCTTGCGATGTCGGGCTGTTCCAAACGGCCTTGGAACGGCTGGGCGCGACCGCCGGCTTGCGCCACGACGGCCCGCCCGGCGGCGTGTTCATGACCTCGATGGCGAACGCGGCGGGCGAAGCCTTCGTCCACGTCCTCAACCTCGATGGCCACGAAAAGGGGTTCCGCCTGTTCCGCGATGGCCGCCGCTTGCTCGGGGGCCGCGAATTGCGCCTGCCGGGCCGGGAAGGACTGATGCTGCCGGTGAACCTGGACCTGGGCGAAGTCCGCATCCGCTACGCCACCGCCGAAGTGGTGGGTTGGGAGGACAAGGCCATCGAATTCCGTTGCCTCCAGCCCGACGCGGTGATCCTGCTGGAAACCACGCGGGAATGTCCGCTGGGCGAAGGCTACACGCTGCACCGCCGGGGGCGGTCCGTGCGCGTGCAGGTCTGGGCCGGGGTGGAGCGGGTGCGGGTGGAATGGCTATGA